A window from Hemicordylus capensis ecotype Gifberg chromosome 2, rHemCap1.1.pri, whole genome shotgun sequence encodes these proteins:
- the LOC128347913 gene encoding zinc finger protein 22-like, whose protein sequence is MSPKRARGKVSQIPVPRKAEMELQSFTEERERKAKQYGIGLSKRKGTTSPPKSYPGKKHICTDCGKSFLKCSDLIHHQKTSKEWKLYQCLDCGKSFCKSSSLNRHQQKHMHEKLHVCADCGESFADESALAQHQRAQMEDKPSQCIDCGKTFSRSSHRKHLRRAPLEKHQAQSSQQGNADRVSRAARKNQDAKAHKERASSAIEIPNTCEECWQSFSQTSDLVKHMRIHTGEKPFECNHCGKCFNVSSNLIRHKRIHTGEKPYTCSDCGKSFTDKSTLTQHNRIHTGEKPYMCTYCGKSFSRSSHHKRHQRTHRGENTISFLPQWPYSTQAC, encoded by the coding sequence ATGTCTCCAAAAAGGGCTCGAGGGAAGGTCTCTCAGATACCTGTGCCGAGGAAAGCTGAAATGGAGCTACAAAGCTtcacagaggagagagagaggaaagccaAACAGTATGGAATCGGACTGAGTAAGCGCAAAGGCACCACCAGCCCGCCAAAATCCTATCCAGGAAAGAAACACATCTGCActgactgtgggaaaagcttcttGAAGTGCTCAGATCTGATTCATCACCAAAAAACGTCCAAGGAGTGGAAGCTTTATCAGTGTCttgactgtgggaaaagcttttgCAAGAGCTCAAGTCTtaacagacaccagcaaaaacACATGCATGAGAAACTCCATGTTTGTGCAGACTGTGGGGAAAGCTTTGCAGACGAATCGGCTTTGGCCCAGCACCAGAGAGCCCAGATGGAAGACAAGCCCAGCCAGTGCATTGACTGTGGGAAAACCTTTAGCCGCAGTTCCCACCGGAAGCATCTCCGGAGAGCCCCACTGGAAAAACACCAGGCCCAGAGCAGCCAGCAGGGCAATGCCGACCGTGTTTCCAGAGCTGCCAGGAAAAACCAAGATGCTAAAGCCCACAAAGAGCGAGCTTCTTCTGCTATTGAGATTCCCAACACATGTGAGGAATGCTGGCAGAGCTTCAGCCAGACCTCAGACCTGGTCAAGCACATGCGCATCCACACCGGCGAGAAGCCCTTTGAGTGCAACCACTGTGGGAAGTGCTTCAACGTCAGCTCCAACCTTATCCGGCACAAGAGAatccacacgggggagaagcCCTACACCTGCTCCGACTGCGGGAAGAGCTTCACCGACAAGTCCACCCTCACCCAGCATAACCGCatccacacgggggagaaaccCTATATGTGCACGTACTGCGGGAAGAGCTTCAGCCGCAGCTCCCACCACAAGAGGCACCAGAGGACCCACAGGGGAGAGAACACcatctccttccttccccaatGGCCTTATTCCACTCAAGCTTGTTAA